A genome region from Triticum aestivum cultivar Chinese Spring chromosome 2B, IWGSC CS RefSeq v2.1, whole genome shotgun sequence includes the following:
- the LOC123039607 gene encoding uncharacterized protein yields the protein MDPGGTMLLEDFGQRVDLTHHIREVLANYPEGTTVLRELIQNTNDTGASQVRLCLDRHAHGARSLLAPALAQWQGPALLAHNDAAFTDDDFASISRIGGSKKASQAWKTGRFGFSLSSALVIILLDKLVVLKLNGGLGTTMGCTGPKSVIEVRNGFTFLDLIVIQIESLNKKYGCSVPLLLMNSFNTHDDTQKIVEKYSNSNIEIHTFNQSQYPRIVSVCVNAERWIVCVLQISTP from the exons ATGGATCCGGGCGGGACGATGCTGCTGGAGGACTTCGGGCAGCGGGTGGACCTGACGCACCACATCCGCGAGGTGCTGGCCAACTACCCGGAGGGCACCACCGTGTTGCGGGAGCTCATCCAGAACACTAACGACACCGGGGCCTCGCAGGtccgcctctgcctcgaccgccaCGCCCACGGGGCCCGCTCGCTGCTCGCCCCGGCCCTCGCGCAGTGGCAGGGCCCCGCCCTGCTCGCCCACAACGACGCTgccttcaccgacgacgacttcgcCAGCATCTCCCGCATCGGCGGCAGCAAGAAGGCCTCCCAGGCCTGGAAGACCGGCCGCTTCGG GTTCAGTTTGAGTTCCGCACTTGTTATCATTTTGCTCGACAAGCTCGTGGTGCTCAAGCTCAACGGAGGCCTCGGCACCACCATGGGCTGCACCGGCCCCAA GTCTGTCATTGAAGTTCGCAATGGGTTTACATTTCTTGACCTTATTGTGATTCAGATTGAG TCCCTGAACAAGAAGTATGGATGCAGTGTTCCTTTGCTTCTAATGAACTCTTTCAACACTCATGATGACACACAGAAG ATTGTTGAGAAGTACTCCAACTCCAACATTGAAATTCACACTTTCAACCAG AGCCAATACCCTCGCATTGTCTCTGTTTGTGTGAACGCTGAGCGTTGGATCGTGTGTGTGCTGCAGATCTCGACGCCATGA
- the LOC123042621 gene encoding exocyst complex component EXO70H1, whose translation MAFIHPQSSSMAGPRRLAAVPELSSSAASPPRDGLYRDLIRTVAVSGAQRRSTILGHSGSSYSTASSSCPSNNSGHSSGSASAVALERLGNQELRRIAHRMVSDGYAHRMVEAFIRASPAPEFQFGGIPDHALTNWFSELDVDWVLQIDDELGLQRLLRDKPATTQDLVDKWIRALTVIAASIIELVCAFYRTPAVTLFGKASITKMLDVVDVIITVVEAEKLQVVLDMFTCVCGASHMLSIFNEIGGLFERQAKRLSEITVSTMEEVRTLVEEDDSWAIEISRGGGEVHKNTPLIMDCVVSMKNARTSMQNSAPSHNSENLCGVIDGTIDYLKDLLFTKSESCSDQSLRYMFLLNNSYFVAHVVSESSASPAYLNQLHYMDSYLDVSWGYVLSCIPKSRFPGPIHCWINTSSLVKFESAFHKTYQTQKLWKVPDPRLRDALRRAIIERVITGYRNYLEEHLEQEKHVGRESSTPEVLEEMLGELFEG comes from the coding sequence ATGGCGTTCATCCATCCACAAAGTAGCAGCATGGCGGGGCCGCGGCGGCTTGCTGCCGTGCCGGAGTTGAGCTCCtcggccgcctccccgccgcgTGACGGCCTCTACCGCGACTTGATTCGGACGGTCGCCGTGTCCGGAGCGCAGAGGAGATCAACCATCTTGGGTCATAGCGGATCCAGCTACTCCACTGCGTCGAGTTCCTGCCCGTCCAACAACTCCGGCCACTCCTCTGGTTCAGCGTCCGCCGTTGCGCTGGAGCGCTTGGGCAACCAAGAGCTCAGGAGGATTGCTCACCGAATGGTCAGCGACGGGTACGCCCACCGCATGGTGGAAGCATTCATCCGCGCATCTCCTGCACCAGAATTCCAATTCGGTGGTATCCCGGACCATGCTCTGACAAATTGGTTCTCCGAGCTTGACGTTGACTGGGTTCTCCAAATCGACGATGAGCTAGGCTTACAGCGGCTGCTTCGAGACAAGCCGGCGACGACGCAAGACTTGGTCGACAAGTGGATCCGGGCTCTTACAGTAATTGCCGCCAGTATCATTGAGTTGGTATGCGCCTTCTACAGGACGCCGGCGGTCACACTGTTTGGCAAAGCGAGCATCACCAAAATGCTCGATGTCGTGGATGTCATCATCACCGTTGTCGAAGCGGAGAAGCTACAGGTTGTGCTTGACATGTTTACATGTGTCTGTGGTGCGTCGCACATGTTAAGCATTTTCAACGAGATAGGCGGCCTGTTCGAGAGACAAGCAAAGAGGCTAAGTGAGATCACAGTAAGCACGATGGAGGAGGTGAGGACACTCGTGGAGGAAGATGACTCATGGGCTATTGAGATCTCACGAGGAGGAGGCGAGGTTCACAAGAACACTCCGCTCATCATGGATTGCGTCGTATCCATGAAAAATGCACGGACTTCAATGCAAAACTCTGCACCGAGCCACAACTCTGAAAACCTTTGCGGCGTGATCGATGGCACAATCGATTATCTGAAGGATCTGCTCTTCACAAAATCGGAGTCATGCTCGGATCAAAGCCTCCGGTATATGTTCCTGCTCAACAATTCCTATTTCGTAGCTCATGTGGTCTCTGAGTCATCAGCATCTCCTGCATACCTAAATCAATTGCATTACATGGATAGTTATCTCGATGTTTCTTGGGGGTATGTACTCTCCTGCATACCAAAATCGAGATTTCCTGGGCCGATCCATTGTTGGATAAACACGTCTTCATTGGTGAAATTCGAGTCGGCATTTCACAAAACGTACCAGACTCAGAAGTTGTGGAAGGTTCCGGACCCTCGGCTCAGAGATGCGCTGCGGAGAGCTATCATTGAGAGAGTCATTACAGGTTACCGCAACTACCTGGAGGAGCATCTGGAGCAAGAGAAACACGTTGGCCGCGAAAGCAGTACGCCTGAAGTTTTGGAGGAGATGTTGGGAGAGCTATTTGAAGGATGA